The genomic window AAAGCAGCATGCTGCTGTTCTTTACCCGTAACTTTGTCATCAAAGGGAAACTCAGCTAACGGCGCTACCGTAATATTTTCTGGTGCACTAACGGCAAAGTAACTGTGTAATGCCGCTGAATATTCAAACGCCTTGGATGATAAGTTACTGATAAATAATTTTTGTTCAAATTGATCAGAAAAAATCAACTGCTGCTTCAATTGGTATTGATGAGGCCATAATGGGTGCTCATTTTCTCCAGACAAAGATAAAGTTACCGTAACCCTGTCTTTAGCAACGATCACGTCATCAAGTTGCCAATTTCGTTGACGAGCAAAACCATGATTACCCGCTTTTTCACCACTAGGTGCTTGATATGGACCAAACCATGGCCAACATAAAGGGATCCCACCTCTAATAGGCGTTCCCTGTTCAAAAATAACGTCATCACTTAGCCAAAATACCGGCTTTTGGTTAGCCGGTTGCCAAGCGAGAACATGACCACCATATAAACTTATTTTTGCGGTACAAGTATTATGGATAATTTCTAGTGCATTTATCTGATCGGTAAGCGAAACTTGCTTAATTTGACCAAATTCATTTTCAGCAATAATTGATGACATACAACCCCAAACGGTATTTAGAAAGTAGAGAACAAATCATTATAACGATAATACAAATAACCGTCATCCTGAATACAAATAACCGTTATCCTGAATACAAATAACCGTTATCCTGATACCATTTACGTCATTCTGATACAATCTCCGTCATCCTGATACCAACCCCGTCATCCTGATACCATCTCCGTCATCCTGATACCATCTCCGTCATCCTGAACTGGTTTCAGGATCTGTACTTACAACCACAAAGACCAGATACTGAAATAAATTCAGCATGACGACAAGAGTGTAAAACGAGCTCCGTTATCCTGAACATTACTCCGTCATCCTGAACATTACTCCGTCATCCTGATACCATCTCCGTCATCCTGATACCATCTCCGTCATCCTGAACTGGTTTCAGGATCTGTACTTATAACCACAAAGACCAGATACTGAAATAAATTCAGCATGACGGCAAGAGTGTAAAGCGATCTACGTTATCCTGATACCATCTCCGTCATCCTGATACAATCTCCGTCATCCTGAACTGGTTTCAGGATCTGTACTTATAACCACAAAGACCAGATACTGAAATAAATTCAGCATGACGACAAGAGT from Colwellia sp. PAMC 20917 includes these protein-coding regions:
- a CDS encoding D-hexose-6-phosphate mutarotase, producing MSSIIAENEFGQIKQVSLTDQINALEIIHNTCTAKISLYGGHVLAWQPANQKPVFWLSDDVIFEQGTPIRGGIPLCWPWFGPYQAPSGEKAGNHGFARQRNWQLDDVIVAKDRVTVTLSLSGENEHPLWPHQYQLKQQLIFSDQFEQKLFISNLSSKAFEYSAALHSYFAVSAPENITVAPLAEFPFDDKVTGKEQQHAALENCLGEVDRIYYTNQQCLIEDKQWQRTLTVSSTNCQQWVLWNPGVEVAQRMKDLHVGAEKEFICLEAANTDRQVVQVNETVMIGQKVTLT